A genome region from Gadus macrocephalus chromosome 15, ASM3116895v1 includes the following:
- the nid1a gene encoding nidogen-1 yields MGFQERGCLLWATLVVSLVSWVQCVSRGELFPFGPSRDQALQPGNDQTLQLALDKPFFFYDAAFNSIYVSTNGFVATVQPPAEAEYLGRMPADFGMLAALQGDLDTSDGVGKVFFRQDHSPAVLRQAGDLINGAFPEDPAVSPTHVVVVTWVDVATHEPPSRGDGVGKKRNTFQLVIATHEKASYAILLYERGGVQFHSTPIGGASVPMQVGISKGLVKGYFFSSQGPYYPIATDEATVRELAEETNAGVRGVYVFEVGTSPLFSNVAPGEVLDLPAERPQEPTPATRKASYDAGEQVEALSLPFNPNYHPVHQPEVVVVDNTDINVDVFRYSSETCAAGRSNCGPFAECRDYTGGYCCHCTPGFYGNGKQCVAEGKHQRINGKVQGRVYVGHSPSPVEFSNNDLHSYVVVNDGRSYVAISDIPDSLGPSLMPLSAVGGVIGWAFALEQPGFKNGFSIVGGEFTRKADVTFQPSNEKLSITQEFKGIDEHDHLVVSTVLEGRVPEVPRGATVQLDKYSEIYQYTNNLISSSSTRDYVVTLPEGTSETRTYQWRQTISFQSCQHDESLRSMKPTQMLNVDQIFVMYDSTNQLMRYAMSNKIADVNGGEPEENPCFTGRHGCDTNAVCRPGQGTHFNCECAVGFDGDGRSCRDVDECRTIPNICDQNAICNNQPGTFRCECHEGYQFATDGHSCLEVSRPTNHCDEGTHNCDVPERAQCSYTGGSAFICSCQPGYTGDGRVCQDSDECRPGSCHQDAVCYNTQGSFTCQCRPGYYGDGFQCAPERTKTQCEAHRDSLLGASEYRPRPVGHHVPTCSDRGDYTPVQCHASTGHCWCVDHRGQEIPGTRFGPGQRPSCIDHGDSQPPVRPTPRPNVQPPPSGTHLVFAQNGRIEHIPLEGYDMKPDQAKTVLHLPGKLIIGVAYDCVEKMVYWTEISPSSINKASLEGGDIIPVIESGVTSPEGIAVDHLGRNIFWTDSSTDQIEVASMDGSQRRVIVATDLVNPRAIIADPPNGNLYWADWDREAPKIETAYMDGTNRRVLVKDNLSLPNGLTYEPQSSLLCWADAGTRILECMNPGRGDRRKMTEGIQYPFGMTSYGKNLYYTDWDRQAVVAVDTNGGRETSEFLPLKRTKLYGITTAYAQCPAGQNYCAANNGGCSHLCLATPNGRSCKCPDNAASVGCV; encoded by the exons ATGGGTTTCCAGGAACGGGGTTGTCTTCTGTGGGCGACCCTCGTGGTCTCTTTGGTATCGTGGGTGCAGTGCGTGAGCAGAGGAGAGCTCTTCCCCTTCGGACCGTCCCGGGACCAGGCGCTGCAACCAGGGAACGACCAGACGCTGCAGCTCGCTCTGGATAAACCATTCTTCTTCTATGATGCAGCCTTCAATAGCATCTAT GTCAGCACCAACGGCTTCGTGGCCACTGTCCAGCCGCCCGCCGAGGCAGAGTACCTGGGCAGAATGCCCGCCGACTTCGGCATGCTCGCTGCACTGCAGGGCGACCTGGACACCAGCGACGGTGTGGGGAAGGTCTTCTTCCGCCAGGACCACAGCCCCGCCGTTCTGCGGCAGGCGGGCGACCTCATCAACGGGGCCTTCCCAGAGGACCCGGCGGTGAGCCCCACCCACGTGGTGGTGGTCACCTGGGTGGACGTGGCCACCCACGAGCCCCCGAGCCGAGGGGACGGCGTGGGCAAGAAG AGGAACACCTTCCAGCTGGTGATCGCAACCCACGAGAAGGCCTCCTACGCCATTTTGCTGTACGAAAGGGGCGGGGTGCAGTTCCACTCCACACCCATCGGGGGCGCTAGTGTGCCCATGCAGGTCGGCATCAGTAAGGGTCTGGTCAAGGGCTACTTCTTCTCCAGTCAAGGGCCCTACTACCCCATCGCCACTGATGAGGCCACCGTCAGGGAGCTGGCGGA GGAGACCAACGCGGGCGTACGCGGCGTCTACGTGTTCGAGGTCGGAACTTCGCCCCTGTTCTCCAACGTGGCCCCCGGTGAGGTCCTTGACCTCCCGGCCGAGAGGCCACAGGAGCCGACCCCAGCGACCAGGAAGGCCAGCTATGACGCGGGAGAGCAAGTGGAGGCCCTCTCTCTACCGTTCAACCCCAACTACCACCCGGTGCACCAaccggaggtggtggtggtggacaacACCGACATCAACGTAGACG TGTTCCGGTACAGCTCCGAGACCTGCGCTGCCGGCAGAAGCAACTGCGGTCCTTTCGCCGAATGCCGGGACTACACGGGCGGCTACTGCTGCCACTGCACGCCCGGTTTCTACGGCAACGGAAAACAGTGTGTGGCGGAGG GAAAACACCAGAGGATTAACGGGAAGGTGCAAGGAAGGGTTTACGTGGGCCACTCCCCCTCGCCGGTTGAGTTCAGCAACAACGACCTCCACTCGTACGTGGTGGTCAACGACGGGCGCTCCTACGTGGCCATCAGCGACATCCCGGACAGCCTTGGGCCCTCGCTGATGCCCCTGTCCGCCGTGGGCGGGGTCATCGGCTGGGCCTTCGCCCTGGAGCAGCCCGGCTTCAAGAACGGCTTCAGCATCGTAG GAGGGGAGTTCACCAGGAAGGCGGACGTGACCTTCCAGCCCAGCAACGAGAAGCTGAGCATCACGCAGGAGTTCAAGGGCATCGACGAGCACGACCACCTGGTAGTGAGCACCGTCCTGGAGGGCCGCGTCCCCGAGGTGCCCCGGGGGGCCACCGTGCAACTCGACAAGTACTCTGAGATCTACCAGTACACCAACAACC TCATCAGCTCGTCGTCCACGCGGGACTACGTGGTCACCCTTCCCGAGGGCACGTCCGAGACCCGGACGTACCAGTGGCGCCAGACCATCAGCTTCCAGAGCTGCCAGCACGACGAGTCCCTCAGATCCATGAAACCCACCCAGATGCTCAACGTGGACCAGATCTTCGTCATGTACGACTCCACCAACCAGCTCATGCGCTACGCCATGAGCAACAAGATCGCCGACGTCAACG GAGGAGAACCCGAGGAGAACCCTTGCTTCACCGGGAGACACGGGTGCGACACCAACGCCGTCTGCCGCCCGGGCCAGGGCACTCACTTCAACTGCGAGTGTGCCGTCGGATTCGACGGAGACGGTCGCTCGTGCCGCG ACGTGGACGAATGCAGAACCATCCCTAATATCTGTGACCAGAATGCCATCTGCAACAACCAGCCGGGGACCTTCCGCTGTGAATGTCACGAAGGCTATCAGTTTGCCACTGATGGCCACTCGTGTCTTG AAGTCAGCCGACCCACCAACCACTGTGACGAAGGAACCCACAACTGTGACGTCCCTGAGCGCGCTCAGTGCAGCTACACCGGAGGCTCCGCCTTCATCTGCTCCTGCCAGCCAGGATACACAGGCGATGGCAGAGTGTGTCAAG ACTCGGATGAATGCCGGCCTGGCAGCTGCCACCAGGACGCCGTGTGCTACAACACCCAGGGATCCTTCACCTGCCAGTGCAGGCCAGGTTACTATGGAGACGGCTTCCAGTGCGCCCCAG AGAGGACCAAGACCCAGTGTGAAGCCCACAGAGACAGCCTCCTGGGGGCCTCAGAGTACCGGCCCCGGCCAGTCGGCCACCATGTCCCCACGTGCAGCGACCGCGGCGACTACACGCCGGTTCAGTGTCACGCCAGCACCGGACACTGCTGGTGTGTGGACCACCGCGGGCAGGAGATCCCCGGGACGCGCTTCGGACCGGGCCAGCGGCCATCTT GTATCGACCACGGCGACTCCCAGCCCCCGGTGAGACCCACCCCCCGACCCAAtgtccagccccccccctcgggGACCCACCTGGTGTTCGCCCAGAACGGCCGGATCGAGCACATCCCCCTGGAGGGCTATGACATGAAGCCCGACCAGGCCAAGACCGTGCTCCATCTGCCT GGCAAGCTCATCATCGGGGTGGCCTACGACTGCGTGGAGAAGATGGTCTACTGGACGGAGATCAGCCCGTCCTCCATCAACAAGGCCAGCCTGGAAGGAGGAGACATCATCCCGGTCATTGAGTCAG GGGTCACCAGCCCGGAGGGGATCGCCGTAGACCACCTGGGCCGGAATATATTCTGGACGGATTCCAGCACGGACCAGATTGAAGTAGCTTCCATGGACGGGTCTCAACGGCGGGTCATTGTAGCCACGGACCTCGTGAACCCCCGTGCTATCATCGCCGACCCCCCTAATGG AAACCTCTACTGGGCCGACTGGGACCGGGAAGCGCCCAAGATTGAGACCGCTTATATGGACGGGACCAACAGACGGGTGTTGGTGAAGGATAACCTGAGCCTTCCCAACGGCTTGACCTACGAGCCTCAGAGCTCTCTGCTCTGCTGGGCAGATGCCG GCACGAGGATCCTGGAGTGTATGAACCCGGGAAGGGGAGACCGCAGGAAGATGACTGAGGGGATCCAGTACCCGTTCGGGATGACTTCTTATGGGAAAAACCTTTATTACACCGACTGGGATAG GCAGGCTGTGGTTGCCGTGGACACTAACGGTGGCCGGGAGACGTCCGAGTTCCTGCCTCTGAAACGCACCAAGCTGTATGGCATCACGACCGCCTACGCCCAGTGTCCAGCGG gacaaAACTACTGTGCTGCGAACAACGGAGGTTGCTCTCACCTCTGTTTAGCCACGCCGAATGGACGCTCCTGCAAGTGCCCCGACAACGCGGCCAGCGTGGGCTGTGTGTAG
- the gpr137ba gene encoding G protein-coupled receptor 137Ba, whose amino-acid sequence MEPPAGLRTAQPRFLPAGGGVALAPSTLSPAVPTYVTLGLTGVYTALYSLLFVGVYSQLWLVLRYGHKRLSYQTAFLFLCLLWAALRTVLFSFYFRDCVRANTLGPLPFWLLYCCPVCLQFFTLCLMNLYFAQVVFKAKSKYDPELLRYRLPLYLLFLSISLLFLLVNLACALLVRMTAADPRVVVLVRVTINDALFVLCAVSLAACLYKIAKMSLANVYLESKGTSVCQGTAIGATVILLYASRACYNLVVLALSSNTINSFDYDWYNVSDQADLRLTLGDAGYVVFGVVLFVWELLPTSLLVYFFRVRRPSQDRSGPGLSGHGFSSRAYFFDNPRRYDSDDDLAWSIIPQNIRPSVTADSCDWGSQSSSITAYIGGEEPLFQAPPPEELNPY is encoded by the exons ATGGAGCCCCCGGCCGGCTTGAGGACGGCCCAGCCGCGGTTCCTACCCGCCGGCGGCGGCGTGGCCCTGGCCCCCTCCACGCTCAGCCCCGCCGTGCCCACCTACGTGACTCTGGGGCTGACGGGGGTCTACACGGCGCTGTACTCGCTCCTCTTCGTCGGCGTGTACTCCCAGCTCTGGCTGGTGCTGCGGTACGGACACAAGCGGCTGAGCTACCAGACGGCGTTCCTGTTCCTGTGCCTGCTGTGGGCCGCCCTGCGCACCGTGCTCTTCTCCTTCTACTTCCGTGACTGCGTGAGGGCCAACACGCTGGGACCCCTGCCCTTCTGGCTGCTGTACTGCTGCCCCGTCTGCCTGCAGTTCTTCACCCTCTGCCTCATGAACCTCTACTTCGCCCAG GTTGTTTTCAAGGCAAAGTCAAAATATGACCCAGAGCTATTGAGATACAG gctgcccctctacctgctcttcctctccatcagcctgctcttcctcctggtcAACCTGGCCTGTGCCCTGCTGGTCAGGATGACGGCGGCCGACCcccgggtggtggtgctggtgcggGTCACCATCAACGACGCACTCTTCGTCCTGTGCGCCGTGTCCCTCGCCGCGTGCCTCTACAAGATCGCCAAGATGTCCCTGGCCAACGTCTACCTGGAGTCGAAG ggGACCTCCGTGTGCCAGGGGACAGCGATAGGCGCTACGGTCATCCTGCTGTACGCCTCCAGGGCCTGCTACAACCTGGTGGTGCTGGCTCTGTCCAGCAACACCATCAACTCCTTCGACTACGACTGGTACAACGTCTCGGACCAG GCAGATCTGCGGCTCACCCTGGGCGATGCCGGCTACGTTGTGTTCGGCGTGGTCCTGTTTGTGTGGGAGCTGCTGCCCACCTCTCTGCTGGTCTACTTCTTCAGGGTGCGACGCCCCTCCCAGGACAGG aGCGGCCCGGGTCTCTCTGGCCATGGGTTCTCATCAAGAGCGTACTTCTTCGACAACCCCCGGCGCTACGACAGCGATGACGACCTGGCCTGGAGCATCATCCCCCAGAACATCAGACCCAG TGTGACCGCTGATAGCTGCGACTGGGGCAGCCAGAGCAGCAGCATCACTGCCTACAtcgggggggaggagcctctgttccaggccccgcccccagaggAGCTGAATCCGTACTGA